In the genome of Terriglobales bacterium, one region contains:
- the secF gene encoding protein translocase subunit SecF: MELFRNANYDFLGRKWLFMGGSAILLLVGLVSMGVRAGSWRVWEGVPLGVDFKGGTLVYVKFAHAPNEDQIRADMQEAGLANARIQRYGQPANNEVIISLEQKATSEEALDQGKVAIIQALSKNIPAGKLDLNNTGVQVLEERLLARDPLRAGSDAATRYAEVARDIAAYRDQERGGVLRSVEELRGHVDAAVLPVLQEEFFVSDFGVRNVEIVGAQVGAQLRRQAVLATLYALAGMLIYIAVRFEPVYGSAAVLAVFHDTLITIGAFSLANKEISLTVIAAILTLVGYSMNDTIVIFDRVRENLKLMRRVALAEVVNKSINQTLSRTILTSGLTFLTVLSLYLFGGEVLNGFSFALVVGILVGTYSTFGIAGPLVVLYYERKGSREGRGPVPVTADSKREREKIRAKA; this comes from the coding sequence GTGGAACTGTTTCGCAACGCGAACTACGACTTTCTGGGCCGGAAGTGGCTCTTCATGGGCGGCTCCGCGATCCTGCTGCTGGTCGGCCTGGTTTCCATGGGCGTGCGTGCGGGCTCCTGGCGGGTGTGGGAAGGTGTCCCGCTGGGGGTGGATTTCAAAGGCGGCACGCTGGTGTACGTGAAGTTTGCGCACGCCCCGAATGAGGACCAGATCCGGGCCGACATGCAGGAGGCGGGGCTGGCCAACGCCCGCATCCAGCGCTATGGACAGCCGGCCAACAACGAAGTCATCATCTCCCTGGAGCAGAAGGCGACCAGCGAGGAGGCCCTGGATCAGGGCAAAGTGGCCATCATCCAGGCCCTGAGCAAGAACATCCCCGCGGGCAAACTCGACTTGAACAACACCGGCGTCCAGGTCTTAGAGGAGCGTCTGCTGGCGCGCGACCCGCTGCGGGCCGGCAGCGATGCCGCCACGCGCTACGCCGAAGTGGCGAGAGACATCGCCGCCTATCGCGACCAGGAACGCGGCGGTGTGCTCCGCTCGGTGGAAGAGCTGAGGGGACACGTCGATGCCGCCGTCCTGCCGGTGCTGCAGGAAGAGTTTTTTGTTTCCGACTTCGGGGTTCGCAACGTGGAGATCGTGGGCGCGCAAGTGGGCGCCCAGCTCCGGCGGCAGGCCGTGCTGGCCACCCTCTACGCGCTGGCCGGCATGCTGATTTACATTGCGGTGCGCTTCGAGCCGGTGTACGGTTCCGCCGCCGTCCTGGCTGTTTTCCACGACACCCTGATCACCATCGGGGCCTTCTCCCTGGCCAACAAGGAGATATCGCTGACGGTCATCGCCGCGATCCTGACCCTGGTGGGCTACTCGATGAACGACACCATCGTCATCTTCGACCGGGTGCGGGAGAACCTGAAGCTGATGCGCCGGGTGGCGCTGGCGGAGGTAGTGAACAAGAGCATCAATCAGACCCTGAGCCGCACCATCCTGACTTCGGGCCTGACATTCCTGACGGTGTTATCCTTGTACCTTTTTGGGGGCGAGGTGCTGAACGGGTTCTCCTTCGCCTTGGTGGTGGGGATTTTGGTGGGGACCTACTCCACCTTCGGGATCGCGGGTCCGCTGGTGGTGCTGTACTACGAGCGGAAGGGGTCCAGGGAAGGAAGGGGCCCGGTGCCGGTGACGGCCGATTCCAAGCGGGAGCGAGAAAAAATCCGCGCAAAGGCGTAA
- a CDS encoding energy transducer TonB, whose product MLSFVLQSFLILIMILIPLIYTEALPKTQLTTFLVAPPPPPPPPPPPAEVIRAVKVVQTDIIDGQLRSPTKIPEKVAMIKEEEAPPPVSSMSGVVGGVPGGVPGGSMGGVLGGIIGSTTVAVPKAATPQRIRVSQGVVEGNAISQPKPLYPSMAKMARVQGQVVLQAIISKTGVIENLRVVSGHPMLQQAALDAVRQWRYRPYLLNGEPVEVETTITVNFTLAGG is encoded by the coding sequence ATGCTGTCGTTCGTGCTGCAAAGCTTCCTGATCCTGATTATGATCCTCATCCCCCTCATCTACACCGAGGCCCTGCCCAAGACACAGCTCACGACCTTTCTGGTGGCGCCACCGCCGCCTCCGCCGCCCCCACCCCCGCCGGCAGAGGTGATCCGGGCGGTCAAGGTGGTGCAGACCGACATCATCGACGGGCAGCTCCGTTCGCCGACCAAGATTCCCGAAAAAGTAGCCATGATCAAGGAAGAGGAAGCGCCCCCGCCGGTGTCATCGATGAGCGGTGTGGTGGGTGGCGTACCCGGCGGCGTGCCCGGCGGTTCGATGGGCGGAGTGCTGGGCGGCATTATCGGCTCGACCACGGTGGCCGTGCCCAAAGCCGCCACCCCGCAGCGCATCCGGGTATCGCAGGGCGTGGTAGAGGGCAACGCCATCAGCCAGCCCAAGCCCTTGTATCCGTCGATGGCCAAGATGGCCCGCGTGCAAGGCCAGGTGGTGCTGCAGGCCATCATCAGCAAGACGGGAGTCATCGAGAATCTGCGTGTGGTCAGCGGCCACCCCATGCTGCAGCAGGCAGCGCTGGACGCGGTACGGCAGTGGCGCTATCGTCCGTACCTTCTGAACGGCGAGCCGGTGGAAGTGGAGACCACGATCACGGTCAACTTTACGCTGGCCGGTGGTTAA
- a CDS encoding MotA/TolQ/ExbB proton channel family protein, which yields MVLTNLTTFVLTQSPLVAMWMLQEGGGQVGWDPISLWRQMGWLARIVVVILFIESAWSIGVMIDRWIAYSAARKQSRVFAPQVAGALREGKLDEAIRVAERNKKSHLAKVVTAGLQEFRAHAESTELAGEQIEASKRALERAQAIVHAELKRGLGGLATIGATAPFVGLLGTVVGILNAFKQISEQKATGLGAVAGGISEALVATAIGLFVAIPAVMMYNYFSSKVEAFDVEMDNSSSELIDYFLKKRQVKRAS from the coding sequence ATGGTGCTTACAAACTTAACAACCTTTGTTCTCACCCAGTCGCCCCTGGTGGCGATGTGGATGCTCCAGGAGGGCGGCGGCCAGGTGGGATGGGATCCGATCTCGCTGTGGAGGCAGATGGGCTGGCTGGCGCGCATCGTGGTGGTGATCCTGTTCATCGAGTCGGCGTGGTCGATCGGGGTGATGATCGACCGCTGGATCGCCTACAGCGCGGCCCGCAAGCAGTCACGGGTGTTCGCTCCGCAGGTGGCGGGTGCGCTGCGCGAAGGCAAGCTGGATGAAGCCATCCGGGTGGCCGAGCGCAACAAGAAGAGCCACCTGGCCAAGGTGGTGACGGCGGGCTTGCAGGAGTTCCGCGCGCACGCCGAATCCACCGAGCTGGCGGGCGAGCAGATCGAGGCCTCCAAGCGCGCCCTGGAGCGGGCGCAGGCCATCGTCCATGCCGAGCTGAAGCGCGGCCTGGGCGGACTGGCGACCATCGGCGCCACGGCCCCGTTCGTCGGCCTGCTGGGCACGGTGGTGGGCATCCTCAACGCCTTCAAGCAGATTTCCGAGCAGAAGGCGACCGGTCTGGGCGCCGTGGCGGGCGGCATTTCCGAAGCCCTGGTGGCCACCGCCATCGGGCTGTTCGTGGCCATCCCGGCGGTGATGATGTACAACTACTTCTCCAGCAAGGTGGAAGCGTTCGACGTGGAGATGGATAACTCCTCGAGCGAGCTGATCGACTACTTCCTGAAGAAGCGGCAGGTCAAGCGGGCGTCGTAA
- a CDS encoding biopolymer transporter ExbD, with translation MAVKRKLPINSDINVTPMADVMLVLLIIFMVVTPMLQKGVSVDLAKTDNPVQMPDADKEDALLIAVMRDGKVFFGTEQINPDELTQRVKDRIANRVDKRVYIRADARARYKNVVEVVDNVRSAGVDQLGLLTEQRRPLAGKEGAAPAGGTGGQP, from the coding sequence ATGGCAGTCAAGCGCAAGTTGCCGATCAACTCCGATATCAACGTGACGCCGATGGCGGACGTGATGCTGGTGTTGCTCATCATCTTCATGGTGGTCACGCCCATGTTGCAGAAGGGCGTGAGCGTGGACCTGGCCAAGACCGATAATCCGGTCCAGATGCCCGACGCCGACAAAGAAGACGCTTTGCTGATCGCCGTGATGCGTGACGGCAAAGTGTTCTTCGGCACCGAGCAGATCAATCCCGACGAGCTGACGCAGCGCGTCAAGGACCGCATCGCCAACCGGGTGGACAAGCGGGTGTACATCCGCGCCGACGCCCGGGCGCGGTACAAGAACGTGGTCGAAGTGGTGGATAACGTGCGCTCGGCGGGCGTGGACCAGCTCGGCCTGCTGACCGAGCAGCGGCGTCCATTGGCCGGCAAGGAAGGCGCGGCGCCTGCCGGCGGGACCGGCGGTCAGCCGTAA
- a CDS encoding biopolymer transporter ExbD, with protein MAISIGGPGGGPKSDINITPLIDVMLVLLVIFMVITPLTPKGLDALVPQPPPPNQQPQPPTVDRTIVVQLIKGPGRPTLKINQDEVTWETLKTRLEDVYKTRAERVMFVKADDDVEFAEVAQVIDIAHSAQVDKVGLITARIEAGQ; from the coding sequence ATGGCAATCTCAATCGGTGGACCGGGAGGCGGTCCCAAGTCCGACATCAACATCACGCCGCTGATCGACGTCATGCTGGTGCTGCTGGTCATCTTCATGGTGATCACGCCGCTCACGCCGAAGGGCTTGGATGCGCTGGTACCCCAGCCGCCCCCACCCAACCAACAGCCGCAGCCGCCTACCGTGGATCGCACCATCGTGGTGCAGCTGATCAAGGGGCCGGGCCGCCCGACGCTGAAAATCAATCAGGACGAAGTCACCTGGGAGACGCTAAAAACCCGCCTGGAGGATGTTTACAAGACGCGCGCCGAGCGGGTGATGTTCGTCAAGGCAGATGATGACGTCGAGTTCGCCGAAGTGGCGCAGGTCATCGATATTGCGCACTCCGCTCAAGTGGACAAGGTGGGCCTGATCACGGCCAGGATCGAGGCCGGCCAGTAA
- a CDS encoding tetratricopeptide repeat protein, with protein sequence MRIAQRILLVAALAMLALGVSGCNKLKARDRLNKGVQAYKQAKYEDAIERFKEAVELDPQLKNAKLYLATAYAQQFIPGVESPENMRTAELAIEQYSKVLENDPRDLTSLKGIASLYFNMKKFDKSKEYHRKVLEVDPNDPETYYSIAVIDWTESYALRMEKRAALGLQPTEALKDKKVCAEVVQANSERVEEGIDLLKRAIDIRPDYDDAMAYLNLLYREKADFQCDNPEMRAELLKMADEMVEKTMAVKQKRLEEAEKHAPGGVVINQ encoded by the coding sequence ATGAGAATCGCACAACGCATCCTGCTGGTCGCGGCTCTGGCTATGCTGGCGCTGGGCGTTTCCGGCTGCAACAAGCTCAAAGCCCGCGATCGCCTGAACAAGGGTGTGCAGGCCTACAAACAGGCCAAGTACGAAGACGCGATCGAGCGCTTCAAGGAAGCCGTCGAGCTCGACCCCCAGCTCAAGAACGCCAAGCTCTACCTGGCCACCGCCTATGCGCAGCAGTTCATACCGGGAGTGGAAAGCCCGGAGAACATGCGCACCGCGGAGCTGGCCATCGAGCAATACTCCAAGGTGCTGGAGAACGACCCCCGCGATCTCACCAGCCTGAAGGGCATCGCCTCGCTGTACTTCAACATGAAGAAGTTCGACAAGTCGAAGGAATATCACCGCAAAGTGCTGGAAGTGGATCCCAACGACCCTGAGACCTACTATTCCATCGCGGTGATCGACTGGACGGAGAGCTACGCGCTGCGCATGGAGAAGCGGGCGGCGCTGGGCCTACAGCCGACCGAGGCGCTGAAAGACAAGAAGGTTTGCGCGGAGGTGGTGCAGGCCAACTCCGAGCGGGTGGAGGAAGGGATCGACCTGCTCAAGAGGGCCATCGACATCCGTCCGGACTACGACGACGCCATGGCCTATCTCAACCTGCTCTACCGGGAGAAGGCCGACTTCCAGTGCGACAACCCGGAGATGCGGGCCGAGCTGCTCAAAATGGCCGACGAGATGGTAGAGAAGACGATGGCCGTGAAGCAGAAGCGGCTCGAGGAAGCGGAGAAACACGCGCCCGGCGGCGTGGTCATCAACCAGTAG
- the accC gene encoding acetyl-CoA carboxylase biotin carboxylase subunit, giving the protein MFRKILVANRGEIAVRVLRACREMGIATVAVYSEADRAALHVRRADEAYCIGPAAAAESYLDVGKILEAARRSGAEAIHPGYGFLSENARFARACADAGVKFIGPTAEAMERMGSKTRARQAMEQAGVPLVPGTARGLASVEEAGQVAAKVGYPLLLKAAAGGGGKGMRRVNTPQELAAAFRDAQSEAERAFGDAEVYIEKLLARPRHIEVQVLGDEHGNLVHLGERECSLQRRHQKVVEESPSPLVDSGMRRRMGEAAVRVARAAGYTSAGTVEFLVDADRNFYFLEMNTRLQVEHPVTELVTGLDLAQWQIRIAAGESLSFAQDEIQMRGHAIECRIYAEDPDNNFFPSPGRITRLLTPSGPGIREDSGIYEGWTVPLEYDPLLSKLVAYAPTRAEAAARLTRALDEYFVGGIKTTLPLFRRVLRNPDFLAGELDTGFLDRLLEAGEEAPTSAADGLSADQIAAIAAAVFQAGGRMATQPLGISANGFGARPAAGERPSGWKQAARREAQRERE; this is encoded by the coding sequence ATGTTCCGCAAGATCCTGGTCGCCAATCGGGGTGAGATCGCGGTGCGCGTGCTGCGCGCCTGCCGCGAGATGGGCATCGCCACGGTGGCCGTGTACTCCGAGGCCGACCGTGCGGCGCTGCACGTGCGGCGCGCGGATGAGGCCTACTGCATCGGGCCGGCGGCCGCGGCGGAGTCCTACCTGGACGTGGGGAAGATCCTCGAGGCCGCCCGGCGCAGCGGGGCCGAGGCCATCCATCCCGGCTACGGCTTCCTTTCCGAAAACGCTCGGTTCGCGCGCGCCTGCGCGGACGCGGGCGTGAAATTCATTGGCCCGACGGCCGAGGCCATGGAACGCATGGGCTCGAAGACGCGGGCCCGGCAGGCCATGGAGCAGGCCGGGGTACCGCTGGTGCCGGGAACGGCGCGCGGTCTGGCATCGGTCGAGGAAGCGGGACAGGTTGCGGCCAAGGTCGGTTACCCGCTGCTGCTTAAGGCTGCGGCCGGGGGAGGCGGCAAAGGCATGCGCCGCGTGAACACTCCCCAGGAACTCGCTGCCGCGTTCCGTGACGCCCAAAGCGAGGCTGAGCGCGCCTTCGGTGATGCCGAGGTGTACATCGAGAAGCTGCTGGCGCGGCCGCGTCACATCGAAGTCCAGGTGCTGGGCGATGAGCACGGCAACCTGGTTCACCTGGGGGAGCGCGAGTGCTCCCTGCAACGCCGCCACCAGAAGGTGGTCGAGGAATCGCCTTCGCCCCTGGTGGATTCCGGGATGCGCCGCCGGATGGGTGAGGCGGCAGTGCGCGTGGCGCGCGCCGCCGGCTACACCAGCGCCGGCACGGTGGAGTTCCTGGTGGATGCCGACCGCAACTTCTACTTCCTGGAGATGAACACCCGGTTGCAGGTGGAACATCCGGTGACGGAACTGGTGACCGGGCTCGATCTGGCGCAGTGGCAGATCCGCATCGCCGCGGGCGAGAGCCTTTCCTTCGCGCAGGATGAAATCCAGATGCGGGGCCACGCCATCGAGTGCCGCATCTACGCGGAGGATCCGGACAACAACTTCTTCCCCTCGCCGGGAAGAATCACGCGGCTGCTAACGCCGTCGGGTCCGGGCATCCGGGAAGACAGCGGCATCTACGAGGGCTGGACCGTGCCCCTGGAGTACGACCCGCTGCTCTCGAAGCTGGTGGCGTACGCCCCGACGCGGGCGGAGGCGGCGGCGCGCCTGACCCGCGCCCTGGACGAGTACTTTGTGGGAGGCATCAAGACCACGTTGCCGCTGTTCCGGCGCGTCTTGCGCAATCCGGATTTCCTGGCCGGGGAGCTCGACACGGGTTTCCTCGACCGGCTGCTGGAAGCGGGCGAAGAAGCGCCTACGTCCGCGGCCGATGGTCTGAGCGCCGACCAGATCGCCGCCATCGCCGCGGCGGTATTTCAAGCCGGAGGACGAATGGCGACGCAGCCGCTGGGCATCAGCGCGAACGGGTTCGGCGCGCGTCCTGCGGCCGGGGAGCGTCCCTCCGGATGGAAGCAGGCGGCGCGACGGGAGGCGCAGCGCGAACGGGAATGA
- a CDS encoding biotin/lipoyl-containing protein, producing the protein MTYEVRIDGQTYRVELERGDQPNGWRCRLDGRELELDAVFPERDLLSLLVGGRSYEIQREIVGSDVHVVLAGVRRQAEVRDPRTLKSRRTGAAAGGGPRKLVAPMPGKVVRLLVAENDAVEAGQGLMVIEAMKMQNELKSPKKGVVRKILASEGAAVNAGETLAVVE; encoded by the coding sequence ATGACCTACGAAGTACGCATCGACGGCCAAACCTACCGCGTGGAGCTGGAGCGCGGCGACCAGCCCAACGGCTGGCGCTGCCGCCTGGACGGCCGGGAGCTGGAGCTGGACGCTGTCTTTCCCGAGCGCGATCTGCTCTCGCTGCTGGTCGGGGGGCGCTCCTACGAGATTCAGCGGGAAATCGTGGGCAGTGATGTGCACGTGGTGCTGGCCGGCGTACGCCGACAGGCGGAAGTGCGCGACCCGCGCACCCTGAAGTCGCGGCGCACGGGCGCGGCGGCAGGCGGCGGCCCCAGGAAGCTGGTAGCGCCCATGCCCGGCAAGGTCGTGCGGCTGCTGGTAGCGGAGAACGACGCCGTCGAGGCCGGACAGGGCTTGATGGTCATTGAAGCCATGAAGATGCAGAACGAGCTCAAGTCACCGAAGAAAGGCGTGGTGCGGAAGATTCTGGCCAGCGAAGGCGCGGCGGTAAATGCCGGGGAGACGCTGGCGGTGGTGGAGTGA
- the hslU gene encoding ATP-dependent protease ATPase subunit HslU, which produces MAIYLPGTAEEEQVVLDELTPREIVSELDKYVVGQKAAKRAVAIALRNRMRRQKLPSDMAEEIMPKNIIMIGPTGVGKTEIARRLARLANSPFLKVEASKFTEVGYVGRDVESMVRDLVEISIEMVRAEKLEDVADRAELNAEERLLDLLLPPSAPGFGASGDGGESYTRSREKLRQQLREGKLDDRVVEIEVREKSFPTFEIVSNQGVEEMDINVKDMLPNIFGQRTKKRKMKVSEAMDYLVQEEEQRLVDMDQVQRTALQRVEQSGIIFLDEIDKIAGRESGHGPDVSREGVQRDILPIVEGTTVNTRYGMVRTDHVLFIAAGAFHVSKPSDLIPELQGRFPIRVELHSLTIEDFIRILTEPKSSLVKQYTALLETENLKLEFTPEALQEVARFAFRVNESTENIGARRLHTIMERVLDEISFEAPEMKQREITVDADYVRKMLADIVKDQDLSRYIL; this is translated from the coding sequence ATGGCCATCTACTTACCCGGAACCGCGGAGGAAGAACAGGTCGTCCTGGACGAGCTGACGCCGCGCGAGATCGTCAGCGAGCTGGACAAGTACGTCGTAGGGCAGAAGGCGGCAAAGCGCGCCGTGGCCATCGCGCTGCGCAACCGCATGCGCCGCCAGAAGCTTCCGTCGGACATGGCGGAAGAGATCATGCCCAAGAACATCATCATGATCGGCCCCACCGGCGTCGGTAAAACGGAGATCGCCCGCCGCCTGGCCCGTTTGGCCAATTCGCCCTTTCTCAAGGTCGAGGCCTCGAAGTTCACCGAGGTGGGCTACGTGGGCCGCGACGTGGAGTCCATGGTGCGCGACCTGGTGGAGATCTCCATCGAGATGGTGCGCGCGGAAAAGCTGGAGGACGTGGCGGACCGCGCCGAGCTCAACGCCGAAGAGCGCCTGCTCGACCTGCTGCTGCCGCCCTCCGCCCCGGGCTTTGGCGCCTCCGGCGACGGTGGCGAGAGCTACACCCGCAGCCGCGAGAAGCTGCGCCAGCAACTGCGCGAAGGCAAGCTCGATGACCGCGTGGTGGAGATCGAGGTCCGCGAGAAATCGTTCCCCACCTTCGAGATCGTCTCCAACCAGGGCGTCGAGGAGATGGACATCAACGTGAAGGACATGCTGCCCAACATCTTCGGCCAGCGCACCAAGAAGCGGAAGATGAAGGTCAGCGAAGCCATGGACTACCTGGTGCAGGAAGAGGAGCAGCGCCTGGTGGATATGGATCAGGTGCAGCGCACCGCCCTGCAGCGGGTGGAACAGAGCGGCATCATCTTTTTGGATGAGATCGACAAGATCGCCGGGCGCGAGAGCGGCCACGGCCCTGACGTCTCGCGCGAAGGCGTGCAGCGCGACATCCTGCCCATCGTCGAAGGCACCACCGTGAACACGCGCTACGGCATGGTGCGCACCGACCACGTGCTGTTCATCGCCGCCGGCGCCTTCCATGTCTCCAAGCCCAGCGACCTCATCCCCGAGCTGCAGGGCCGCTTTCCCATCCGCGTGGAGCTGCACTCGCTCACTATCGAGGATTTCATCCGCATCCTGACCGAGCCCAAGTCGTCGCTGGTCAAGCAGTACACCGCGCTGCTGGAGACTGAGAACCTGAAGCTGGAATTCACCCCGGAGGCGCTGCAGGAAGTGGCGCGCTTCGCCTTCCGCGTGAACGAATCCACGGAGAACATCGGCGCGCGGCGCCTGCATACCATCATGGAGCGCGTGCTCGATGAGATCAGCTTCGAGGCCCCGGAGATGAAGCAGCGCGAGATCACTGTGGACGCCGACTACGTACGCAAGATGCTGGCCGACATCGTCAAGGATCAGGATCTGTCGCGCTACATCCTGTAG